From Solanum lycopersicum chromosome 4, SLM_r2.1:
AAAGTAAATATGCAGTACAAAATTGTTTGTAGTGAAACTAGTACTAGTACAAAACACAAAATATTGGGACCTGAGTTCCGAGTCGTACAGAttcacatataaaaaaatagtcaCAACTAATACAATATTTTGAGATGCAAAATGTTGTATTATAAACTTAGTCACACTTCATAACTACTCTACATACAGTATTAAATTCTGCCTAAGTTACGCAGcgttgataaaaataataagttaggGGGTTTAATAAGTTGCATAAGCACAAGGAATTTCCTAGGGTGATAAAAAAAGAGCATGTTGATATCATTGCTGACTTGCTGTAGTGGAACATAGAGTGActcaacaaaaagaaataacCATGAGGGTAATGCCAGGATGGATGTGGCTTTCAAATTGCGGTGCCAATGACAGGTAGAATCTGGCAACTCTGGAATACTGGGGTGGTTCAGGTTAGTATCTTGGATATTAGCCCATTTAAATGCTCTATTTAAAATCATTGCAGAGactattttattagttttactGGAACATATGGACTTCATACAATTGAGGACAGGAAGGAGTTGCGGTCTGCAATTGAAAACCTGAAATCTATTGTCCAAAAACTCACAGCTCATAATGGGGGACTTCAACTCTATTCTCAGAGGGAAGGATACGAGCGCCCAAGTCATGGATGCAGAGATCAGGGATTTTGAAGACATGGTGAATTACTAGCCTAAATGAACTTAGGCCTACAGGGAGATTCTTGCATGGACAAGTTCACATATAGATGGTAACTTGACAGGGCAGTGGTCAATCATGCATGTATGGAAGGATGCCTTTATCTAGAACTAGATGTTAACGGACCCTCACTTTTCTGACCATTCTTTGCTATGTGTCACAATGGAGGAGGTACAGACTAGAAGTCCTTAAACCATTCAAGTTCCTGAATCACTTGGTAGGATATATTGAGTTCCGACACATCATGACTGATATGGAAAGAAAATGGAAGAAGTTCAAACTTATGAAAGGTGCACTGAAAAGGTACGTGAAATACTAGAGTGTTCTATAGTGCTTAGCTTAAAGCAAACAAGAGGATGTTTAAAAACTGCTAAAAGTGTCTCTGAATGACCAAGACCTCTATGCTAAAGAATAGAAGCTGAAAATAAACTTGGGAAAATGGATTGTAACAGAAGAGAGCATTCATATTGGGCAGGCCATTGCTAttcaaaatagaataataaaaagatgTACTCATCTTTGTAAGAAGAAATGCTTTAAACTTGAAGACACCATTAGAGGTATATCAATTCTATTACTTTTGAGCACCCACCCATGTGCACAAATCTTTAAAAGACAAGATatctcataaaaaataattttatttccaCCGAAGAATCTAATTCAACAAAGTAAATATGCAGTATAAAATTGTTTGTGTGAAACTAATACAAGTACAAAACATAAAGACATGAGTTCAGGGTGGGGTGGTTTTCACATatggaaaatatatttacaactaatacaatattaatttaatcaCACACTATAACTAtgtgtaaaagaaaaaaagaaaaaacctgAAACTGGAGTAGGAATAGGAGGGTCATTGATTGGTTTATGAGGAGTTTCATCAGGCTCAAAATCAGAAAACAAGGCATCATCCCCTGATGCAGCACTTTTCCCACTATCAAACAGGACTTGTGAGCCCAAAGCCAAAACCAAGCCTCCTTCTTCATGGGCATCGGCATCTCCACTTCCACGATCAAGAATATCATAGACTTCTCTATCGAAAAATCCAGGTAATTTTTTGTCTCTTCTCAAATCATTCCTCATGACCCAAAAGGAGTCGGTTTCTTCTTTTATCTGAGACTCCCACTCTTTAATCTTCTTAAAATCTCCAGCCAAATTACTCCATCTCTTTCGGCATTGAACTGGTCCACGGTTAACCCCATGTCTTTTACAGTAGGAAGAAACAGAAGCCCACTTGGGTTCAACCTGTGGTGAACCTAATTCAACAACGCCAGTTCGTCCTCGACGGATCCGGTTTTCAGTAACCTTTTTCCCCTGTATCAGTACAAGAATTTCTTGTCTAGTCCAACGAGGAAGCCTAGGAACTTTGTTAGAATCATCGGCGCCGTTGAGACGGCCGTCGGAGTCGGTAGACGGAATTAGGGTCAATCGCTCAAGCTTCATACTACTTTTTGAACCACGTCAGTTAACGGAATTACGACAAACGCCGTTTTTGAGTAGGACGGCCCGTTGAGGGGAAGAGAAACAGAGTGTTttccccttttcttttttaataataataatggtaatataaatatatttcatgcCCCTTTTGGTTTTGGGTATTAAATAGTAATCATCACTCCGCTTACATATTTCTTAATCAGTCTCTGATAATTTTTACAATTAtctaatttctaaaataaagaagattgCTTACTTTATACTCATTTCATCTTTCACtcacaaatattaataaaaattaagtaaataacaAATAAGGCCACAAGCCTATTTCTAAGGGCTACTATTTTAAACaaagaccaaaccatcaactaAATATTCAAACAGGTCACTTTCCTTTCCGTGGAAATTGGCgtttttcttttcattactattcattctttttaatatatatatatatatatatatatatatatatattagcaaaaataatgtatatattagTTCTCGACTTCATGCATTAGCACATTAGCATGATTAAACTGAAACATATAATTAtccctcaattttttttttacatattttatatcataattgtggatgatatttttatataacgcaatttgttttaatatactaaatcaaacaatgcataacaaataatatatatataataaatgcaAGTATTACTAACACAGtctatttaactttatttttagggcaactttcacatatagcaaaaaaaaatcatatttgcataatatagcaaactttgcataattgcgctccacaGCTAACAtcaaaactgtataattcgctatacatatataagtgtataattcgctggcctaaattgtataattcactagcctaaattgtataattcgctggcctatttcgctgcaattgtataatttgctttgcatatagttgaatcgaattaaaatgtatgtacattgcataattataagtttatagaaaaaagatatatgtttttctcgctttatacaaaaacagaaacacaatatatacacttctgttgtataaagctagagaaaattgtatttcactacaattatataattcgcaattgtataattcgttggcctttttctctgtaatttttgaagtaaaatgtttgtaaattgtataattaagtgtataacacgaagatatacatttttgcatgtgcatatacaattttctcttgctttatacaaaacagaaacaaaattatacacttctctgtataaaagcgagagaggcgagcgagaatggagaatggcgagcgagattcctgggagagagacgctggcaaattttagataatgtttgcaatggagcataattaaatcaaaccctagctattctatttaatttaagttattagtttgctattttaaacaatttttccttatttttatacGTTTTACCAAATGAGTGAGGTCAATATTTgttcataaatttaattttttaatagaatttataaaactattctaatttttttaactctAGCTATACTCCGGTAATAGTAAATTCTCTTATTAAATGTAAAATgaatatctaataaaaataaataaatttaaatggtgttaattaaataattttaaacttttacactaaaatgaattaaagtggaatcaaaatattaaatatttgttgttgtttactTGTATATTGCTTTTTCCAAAAATACCTTCACGAAACATGCACATCAACATCCTACTACTTAGCCTTTAACTCCCTCTTTATGTAattagagaaagaaaaattactaTTAGTGTAGTATGCAATCAAAGGGATTTTATGGCATTATTATTTGAGATAAATCTTTTGCAACTTTTATACCTAATTTTGGTATCTTTTACACAGTCAAaatggtaaaataataaaatactcatGTGTCTTAGTAGTTAAATCAAATTAACAAATGCAGATTTTTTATTGtgttattaattaatgtaagtttttacttataatttattaattataataagcTAATACAATTTGATATAACATTCGATCGAATTTTTAGCCCTTATAATTGTCCTTTCTTCGAgactttgatttctcattttccttttttacttaaatttaaaatatagaaaattttaattaatattttaatattagaatatgtaatattttggacgaaagaaagaaatattttagacAAAAGAAAGTGAAAAGTGTGATAATGATTATGGGATGGATTTAAAATACAAAGAAGTCAAATTAGATGGATAAGGGCATCCACCTTGTCTTAGCAAAATATGAGTTAAAAGTTTTTCCACTTTTCCTTTTGTTCTCTTCCTCCACCTCTCAATTCCCTAATCCATAATCAAGTActagaataaatatttaattattaaaaaaaaggtgtAGGAGTTAGGAATGAGTGGGTTGTCCCTCCCTCCACAAAAGGGCTATATTTCTCAATAATAGGGGTGGCTCCATCACTATGTGTAGAGTCatctttacctttttttttctttcctcagTCTTTATCATAATTATCCTATTTAATAATTAGGCCAAGGAAccttttcaaagatgaatttgGATTTATTTAAGTTTAAATTGTACCTTTGGTGTATGCATAATTTtgcaattttcatttttttatagtctatttaaaaagttatatgatacttttttgttttaaaaagatggtcttattttttttaatttgttttataaagaatgactttttttttttatataaaattttagttcTAACTTCTCGCATGTTTAAGCcataagattaaaggacattttggtacatttgacataactttaatttagaaccacaaaataaaaaaaatcttctttctttttttaaattttgttccaAGTGAAATtagacaattatttttaaaacggAAAGAGTTGAAGTTGATATAATTAAACAATTAAGTAATTTTACAGTATAACATTAATTACAATCACATATTTGCATATTGTTTGATTGCATTAATATAAATACACAGTTGAatgaaaatttacaaaataaaggttagctttcaaaaattaaaagttaatatttgaaaaatatgtgtCTTTTGTGAATGATACTTAAGTACTTAGGTATTTAAGATGCATGTTTTTTcttgaatatataattattaataaacatatatttataacaaatatttttttaaaattatatatatattcctctTATTTAGAAATAGCAGTTAAAAGGATTAACAATGTGCAACGAAATTTGTCGAATTAACcctttaacttttaattttaccTATTCTCTACTCTAAACACGTGGGATAATTGTGTCCATATTTCCAAGATCCCTTTTACTGATCAAAAGCTTGCAACCCCAAATCTCAAATCCCTCTTTAACAGTGGCGGTaatcttttcaaattttctttgtttcaatTTCATCCTTCATCAGTGTTAGTCATTTCTCGTACTGATCAAAAACTTGCAATCCCACATTTCAAATCTCTCTTAAACAGTGGCGGTaatcttttcaatttctctttacTTTAATATAGTTCTTCATCAGTATTATTCATAGAGCTCCCCATCTTTCTCatcataattttctaatttttttatgaatcttttatattttaagactATAGGAACCGATACTACCTTAAAGGTAGTCTTTGATTTGTAAAAGTTTATATTGGTAGTTTGCAAGTCATTTTTATGGCTTCTTTAATTCTTATCGTTTCATGTTTCTTCAGTTTGATATTTGCTAGAGATTCGGGAATATGAAATAACTATTTAAAGTAAAGTTATTTCATGAgttcatttttattgttttgctACTTACCGAGcacttataaaataagtgtaTTCTTTTGGTGAACGCACACATCACATGGTAGTACAAATAGCATCCTAAATTTATTCCAGAGAATATTGATTTCCTATCTTGATGTTATCACTGAAATTCACttgacattttaatttttaggtgTCATTAGGAGTTTAATTTCTCATAGTTTTATAggttttttgtttgtttattgaCCTGTAGTATCATACCTTTATATCCTGATTTATGTTAGTTTTCAAGGTAACATACTCTGTGTGGAACATGTTCTTCATgaatttataatcttgaaaGTCTTTGGACTAATTAAGGTAGGACTTTGTGGGAAAGTAGATTCTTGGGTGATACCCGTGCAATGCACGCTCCCAACAAATTGAGTTTTTATATGTTACTATCCACCAAACACAAGCACGCGCGCACGCGCACACACATTTATTTCACACCATAAATGtactacattattttttttaaaaaaaatactacatGTAGCTTTGAAGCAATATCCAAGAGAATCACCATGCCATCACTTAATTATTGACGAAAAATGCATGTATCTCAGATGTAAAATCAGATGTAATATTATGTGAGTGATCTGAATGTCATGTAAAAGAAACATCGCTAGGATTCTCTAATGTTGTTAGTTGTGTTTTCAAGGTTGTGCTCTTACTTTTTAATCAATAGTTTGCTCTTAGTCCATGTTGGCATGCCTTTTGTTCTTGTTGTAACAAACCTAAAAATGGAAATACTAAGTGatacttaatgtgtcaagaatgcctatgattagatcAGGGTTCACACGAATTGATGCCCGTAGAACCAGACTCTCAaacccttgctacatccaaTCCAACTAACCTgaggagttagttgagctaggaaaggttgggtccaaccatgtaagGCTCTCGAATACAAAGATTTACTcaaaggagtctttaccggacctaaaaagagaaaatcttaggtttggagggtctagggctaaaatgatatttttctaGGCTAAGGGTAATAAagtaattatcctaaatatataattaattatttaattaataaggtgaaggggaaatttggggagagagaaccgaaattgagctcttgaagtgaagtcttgcttcacccgggttcaaacctaggtggaaacaatgaattaatgtgatttttattcaagctattgaattaatataattaattattattattcattagatgatttaaaataaaataaaaatcagatttttaataattaagtaaaccttatttgactaagtcctaaactagactcctaagcctaataaaGCCCCTactctctcacgtctatctctcAACTCTCACGCTCAATCTCCCTTGTTATTTCATACGAAATTctctatcaaaataaaatacaaaagcagaaaaataaatcaagttcttcacacttgaagaactcacacaaaATCAAAAGGAAACAAACGTTAAATCGCACACTAGGCTAAAGGAGGTTGTCATTGGAGTTATGGTTGTGTTGTTACGTGCACAAACTTATATAAATCGATATGTTAATAAGTAATGtaaatattatgatttgagTGCAATTCTTTAttgaatgaaattttgaaaatgcacctaaagaactcactacaaaactacttaaaacgtctaaacatttaatttgaatgaaGTGAGAAAATAGGCTGCAAAAATTTCCAGcagcttgttaatgagtttcgGCCAAACTAAGGAGAATTTCATGCTATGAAACAATGAACTAAAATATGTGAGATCACTaaggattgaacccgtgacctcaccatgttgaaaatcaatgaaaaaaggagagaaaaagGGAATGTGGCATGTGGGACTCGAACCTATAACCTTGGctggaaaatgaaaaataaaaagaaaagaaatgagaggagtgatattcgaacccacaacctctcagaCAGTAAAGgagaaagtaaaaaatgaaaaagaaaagaaatgagaggagtggtattccaacccacaacctctcaagcagtaaaggagaaaggaaaaatgaaaatattaggAATgtgaggagtgggattcgaacccacgacctcttaggaAGATTTAAGGAGAATTaaaaatgcaaataaaagaaatgtgaggcgtgggaattgaactcacgacctctaggcagtaaatgagaattacaataaaatgataaagtgaggttgtggggatttgatcccacaacctcattgtCAATGCGAGATAGTCAaggagaaataaataaagaaataaaaggggttgtgggagTTAGAACCCACAAACCCTCGGCCAAAGGAGAGAATTTCTAAAGAAAAGTAACTAAAAagaaatgttgatgttggggctcgatctagggtcccaatgtcatgaggactaaaaataagtgaacctaagatgtatgcaatgaaatgatgaaaccctagaagggttaagcaTGAGTATAAGATACACAAAAtcgccaagtgcattggcatatggcgaaatgaacaatgaaatgatgaaatgaacaatgaaacaataaaaccctagaaggtttaagtaagagcgtgaaacacacaaatggccaagtgcattggcatatgatgaaataaatatttacgtaaaaaggggtgagtaattatgaagagcaaatgtgctaatgttagtaaatgtggtgacaacatgatatgaggctaatggaaaatatgagagcaatctcaaatgagcctaagtaaatgttaccaaaacgtact
This genomic window contains:
- the LOC101267598 gene encoding trihelix transcription factor ASR3 isoform X1, with the translated sequence MKLERLTLIPSTDSDGRLNGADDSNKVPRLPRWTRQEILVLIQGKKVTENRIRRGRTGVVELGSPQVEPKWASVSSYCKRHGVNRGPVQCRKRWSNLAGDFKKIKEWESQIKEETDSFWVMRNDLRRDKKLPGFFDREVYDILDRGSGDADAHEEGGLVLALGSQVLFDSGKSAASGDDALFSDFEPDETPHKPINDPPIPTPVSEQQHQPLSQVSPTQAGTSQPTTREPDIGSGHEGRKRKKSESDADDEEARSVQHHLVRALERNGKLVSSQLEAQNMQFEQDREQRKDHVDNLVAVLTKLADALGRIADKL
- the LOC101267598 gene encoding trihelix transcription factor ASR3 isoform X2, giving the protein MKLERLTLIPSTDSDGRLNGADDSNKVPRLPRWTRQEILVLIQGKKVTENRIRRGRTGVVELGSPQVEPKWASVSSYCKRHGVNRGPVQCRKRWSNLAGDFKKIKEWESQIKEETDSFWVMRNDLRRDKKLPGFFDREVYDILDRGSGDADAHEEGGLVLALGSQVLFDSGKSAASGDDALFSDFEPDETPHKPINDPPIPTPVSEQQHQPLSQVSPTQGTSQPTTREPDIGSGHEGRKRKKSESDADDEEARSVQHHLVRALERNGKLVSSQLEAQNMQFEQDREQRKDHVDNLVAVLTKLADALGRIADKL